In Streptococcus respiraculi, one DNA window encodes the following:
- the pcsB gene encoding peptidoglycan hydrolase PcsB — MKKKILASLLVSTIALTTVGNVLDVKADDTDSKIAAQDNKIKEIASQQATAQAQVDAVQAQVDSIVAEQTSLTAENERLEAETQALSAEIEKLAGDIVSRDEALKKQARSAQTDGSATSYINTILDSKSIVDALSRVNAMREIVAANNRMLGQQKADKEAIEEKQKSNQEAINTLIANLRKLDEDAKVLEARQAELKVAQLNLAAEKATAEDEKQALIEEKAAAQAAAQAAAAAQAAYQAQQAAAAQAAVSQSQQPVVSNVVSNPSSDTSGPSVSAPQPKITYDSNNTYPWGQCTWGVKTLAPWVGNYWGNAGQWLYSAQAAGFSIGSTPKVGAVAVWNNTYWGHVAVVTAVNGNQIQVMEANYGGDGYNADPRGIGNYRGWFVPTGVTGYIYP; from the coding sequence ATGAAGAAAAAAATCTTAGCAAGTTTGCTAGTGAGCACCATCGCTTTAACAACTGTTGGAAATGTATTGGATGTCAAAGCAGATGATACAGATAGCAAGATTGCAGCTCAAGATAACAAAATTAAAGAAATTGCGAGCCAACAAGCTACCGCCCAAGCGCAGGTTGATGCGGTTCAGGCGCAAGTTGACTCTATTGTCGCAGAACAGACTAGCTTGACAGCTGAAAATGAGCGTTTGGAGGCTGAAACTCAAGCTCTTAGTGCAGAAATTGAAAAATTAGCTGGTGATATTGTATCACGCGATGAAGCTTTGAAAAAACAGGCTCGTAGCGCGCAAACAGACGGTTCAGCAACTAGCTATATCAACACCATTTTAGATTCTAAATCAATTGTGGATGCTTTGTCTCGTGTGAATGCTATGCGTGAAATTGTTGCAGCAAACAACCGTATGCTTGGGCAACAAAAAGCAGATAAAGAAGCAATTGAAGAAAAACAAAAATCAAATCAAGAAGCAATCAATACTCTTATAGCTAATCTTCGTAAACTTGATGAAGATGCAAAGGTATTAGAGGCTCGTCAAGCGGAATTGAAAGTAGCTCAATTGAACTTGGCTGCTGAAAAAGCAACTGCAGAAGATGAAAAGCAAGCTTTGATTGAAGAAAAAGCGGCAGCCCAAGCAGCAGCTCAAGCAGCGGCAGCAGCCCAGGCAGCTTATCAAGCACAACAAGCGGCGGCAGCCCAAGCAGCAGTATCACAGTCACAACAGCCAGTTGTATCTAATGTGGTTTCAAATCCATCATCGGATACATCTGGACCTTCAGTAAGTGCTCCGCAACCAAAGATTACATATGATTCAAATAATACTTATCCATGGGGTCAATGTACATGGGGTGTTAAAACACTTGCGCCTTGGGTAGGAAATTATTGGGGGAATGCAGGACAATGGTTGTATAGTGCCCAAGCAGCTGGTTTTAGTATCGGTTCGACTCCTAAAGTAGGGGCTGTTGCAGTTTGGAACAATACTTATTGGGGACACGTAGCAGTAGTTACTGCTGTTAATGGAAATCAAATCCAAGTTATGGAAGCAAACTATGGTGGAGATGGCTATAATGCGGATCCTAGAGGGATTGGAAACTACCGTGGTTGGTTTGTTCCAACAGGTGTTACTGGATATATCTATCCTTAA
- the asnB gene encoding asparagine synthase (glutamine-hydrolyzing), translating to MCGFVGFYSNTITDKNVVKVMSDQIAHRGPDSDGYYFDKGINFGFRRLSIIDLSEGSQPILNESNDIAIIFNGEIYNYQEIREDLVQKGYHFKTHTDTEVILHGYEEYGEEGILSRLRGMFAFTIWDSKQEKLFGARDHFGIKPYYYSVLGEDFIFGSEVKSFLHFPNFEKKINEEALKHYLVFQYNPLEETFFKGVKKLRPGHYYTYQNGKLDINRYYTISLDYEDLTFDETVSKIEKEVEQSVEYHKISDVEVGSFLSGGVDSSYVVATALPNKTFSVGFDNEGFDETMYAKELSDTLGIQNYSKIISPDEFFEGIEKVQYFSDEPHANLSAVPLYFLSKLASKQVKVVLSGEGADELFAGYNEYEEALPQKVYKLLPFSLRQLLYRKLKDKPHFRGKSIITKYGQKVEDRYIGQAEIMSDDQANTLLQGKYKNSVKSSDLTKKYYDEVKDMDDVSKKLYLDMNMWIVDDILLKADKMTMANSIELRVPLLDKKMWELARTIPVKHKVNGTTTKYAFRRAAKNKLPESWAKRRKLGFVVPFVNWIKEERYYNIVKETFNKDFVGEFFDVKQINGLLDDHYNNVENNGRKVYTIYAFLKWYEQYFN from the coding sequence ATGTGCGGATTTGTTGGATTCTATAGCAACACGATAACGGATAAAAATGTCGTGAAAGTAATGAGTGACCAAATTGCTCATAGAGGGCCAGATAGTGATGGCTATTATTTTGATAAAGGAATTAACTTTGGCTTTAGACGCTTGAGTATCATTGACTTGAGCGAAGGTTCACAACCTATTTTAAATGAATCAAATGATATTGCTATTATTTTTAATGGTGAAATCTATAACTATCAAGAGATTCGGGAAGACTTAGTCCAAAAAGGATACCACTTCAAAACTCATACAGATACAGAAGTAATCTTACATGGGTATGAAGAATATGGTGAGGAAGGAATTTTATCCAGATTAAGAGGGATGTTTGCCTTTACTATCTGGGATAGCAAACAAGAAAAGTTGTTTGGTGCACGGGATCATTTTGGTATTAAGCCATATTATTACAGTGTTTTAGGAGAAGATTTTATTTTTGGTTCAGAAGTTAAATCTTTCTTGCATTTTCCCAATTTTGAAAAGAAGATAAATGAAGAAGCTCTAAAACATTACTTAGTGTTCCAATATAATCCTTTGGAGGAGACCTTCTTTAAAGGAGTTAAAAAACTTCGTCCAGGCCACTACTATACTTATCAAAATGGGAAACTGGATATCAATAGATACTATACCATTAGTTTAGACTATGAAGATCTTACGTTTGACGAAACAGTTTCAAAGATTGAAAAGGAAGTTGAGCAATCAGTCGAATACCATAAAATTAGTGATGTAGAGGTTGGTTCTTTCTTATCTGGTGGTGTTGACTCTAGTTATGTAGTGGCGACTGCGCTTCCGAATAAAACCTTCTCTGTTGGTTTTGACAACGAAGGATTTGATGAAACCATGTATGCGAAAGAGTTATCAGATACTCTCGGCATTCAAAACTATTCTAAGATTATCAGTCCAGATGAGTTTTTTGAAGGTATCGAAAAAGTGCAGTACTTTTCAGATGAACCTCATGCGAATCTTTCAGCTGTTCCGCTTTATTTCCTATCTAAATTAGCTTCGAAACAGGTGAAAGTGGTTCTATCAGGTGAAGGTGCTGATGAATTGTTTGCCGGTTATAATGAGTATGAAGAAGCCTTACCACAAAAAGTCTATAAACTTCTTCCATTCTCGTTAAGACAGTTGTTGTACAGAAAGTTAAAAGACAAACCACATTTTCGTGGTAAATCTATCATCACAAAATATGGTCAAAAGGTTGAAGATAGATATATTGGGCAGGCTGAAATCATGTCTGACGACCAAGCAAATACCCTTTTACAAGGGAAATATAAAAATTCTGTAAAATCAAGTGATTTAACGAAAAAATATTATGATGAAGTGAAAGATATGGATGATGTTTCGAAAAAACTATATCTGGACATGAATATGTGGATTGTTGACGATATTTTATTGAAAGCCGATAAAATGACAATGGCAAATTCGATTGAATTGAGAGTCCCCCTACTCGATAAAAAAATGTGGGAATTAGCTCGAACTATTCCAGTCAAACACAAGGTTAATGGAACAACTACTAAGTATGCATTCCGAAGAGCGGCTAAAAATAAATTACCAGAAAGCTGGGCTAAGAGAAGAAAACTTGGTTTTGTTGTACCGTTTGTCAATTGGATTAAGGAAGAAAGATACTATAATATTGTTAAGGAGACCTTCAACAAGGACTTTGTTGGTGAGTTCTTTGATGTTAAACAAATTAATGGTCTATTGGATGATCATTACAATAATGTAGAGAATAATGGTCGTAAGGTGTATACTATTTATGCATTTCTAAAGTGGTATGAACAGTATTTTAATTAG
- a CDS encoding aspartate/glutamate racemase family protein yields the protein MYKLGIIGGMGPLATVRFYEKIVLQTEAKKDSDHIDLVVLNHATMPDRTTCIIEERGEDFLKSIKGDFERLEQLGVDTVAIPCNTSHYYFEEFSQFTDLRIINMIEETVLEVKKRGNSTIVVFGTVGTVTSKVYDKYATKHGIQVQSLSSEDMYKVADIIYGIKATNNLETNQFEEILNRYCTDDVVGIIACTELSLLSIDKEINTIDAMDVLVEKSITRSGKRLKTL from the coding sequence ATGTATAAATTAGGGATTATAGGAGGCATGGGCCCCTTAGCGACTGTAAGATTTTATGAAAAAATAGTGTTACAGACAGAAGCGAAGAAAGATAGCGATCATATTGATTTGGTCGTCTTAAATCATGCTACTATGCCTGATCGAACTACATGCATTATAGAAGAACGAGGCGAGGACTTCCTAAAGTCAATCAAGGGAGATTTTGAAAGGCTGGAACAATTAGGAGTGGATACAGTGGCTATCCCTTGTAATACTAGTCATTATTATTTTGAAGAATTTAGCCAATTTACTGATTTGCGGATCATTAATATGATTGAAGAAACGGTTTTAGAAGTGAAAAAAAGAGGCAATAGTACGATTGTCGTTTTTGGAACAGTTGGAACTGTGACTTCTAAAGTCTATGATAAATATGCTACTAAACATGGCATACAGGTACAATCCCTTTCGTCAGAAGATATGTATAAAGTGGCAGATATCATTTATGGAATCAAAGCGACAAATAATTTAGAAACCAATCAATTTGAAGAAATTTTAAATCGCTATTGTACAGATGATGTCGTAGGAATTATTGCTTGTACAGAATTAAGTCTGCTATCAATTGATAAAGAGATTAACACTATTGATGCTATGGATGTGTTGGTTGAAAAGAGCATTACTAGGAGTGGAAAACGGTTAAAAACGTTATAG
- the purC gene encoding phosphoribosylaminoimidazolesuccinocarboxamide synthase: MKQSLLYSGKAKDIYATEDDELIISCYKDQATAFNGLKKEEVLGKGRLNNQISSLIFEKLNRAGIATHFVEQLSDTEQLNKKVEIIPLEVVLRNYTAGSFSKRFGVAEGLKLVEPIVEFYYKKDELDDPFINDEHIAFLDLASSEEIAYIKEETRKINRLLRAWFAEIGLTLIDFKLEFGKDKDGRIILADEFSPDNCRLWDADGNHMDKDVFRRGLGEMTDVYQIVWEKLQELD; this comes from the coding sequence ATGAAACAATCATTATTATATTCGGGGAAAGCCAAGGATATTTACGCAACAGAAGATGATGAGCTGATTATCTCCTGCTATAAGGATCAGGCGACAGCCTTTAATGGTCTGAAAAAGGAGGAAGTACTTGGCAAGGGGCGACTAAATAATCAGATTTCGTCTTTGATTTTTGAAAAGTTAAATCGGGCAGGGATTGCAACCCACTTTGTCGAACAGTTGTCAGATACGGAGCAACTGAATAAAAAAGTGGAGATTATCCCGCTAGAAGTAGTATTGCGAAATTATACAGCGGGCTCATTTTCAAAGCGCTTTGGTGTGGCAGAAGGGCTCAAGTTGGTAGAGCCAATTGTAGAATTTTATTACAAGAAAGATGAGCTAGATGACCCTTTTATCAACGATGAGCATATTGCCTTTTTAGATCTTGCTTCGAGTGAAGAAATCGCCTATATCAAAGAAGAAACGAGAAAAATCAACCGCTTGTTAAGGGCTTGGTTTGCTGAAATCGGCTTGACCTTGATTGATTTTAAGTTGGAATTTGGCAAGGATAAGGACGGTAGAATTATTCTGGCGGATGAATTTTCACCAGATAATTGCAGGCTCTGGGATGCGGATGGCAATCATATGGACAAGGATGTCTTTCGCCGTGGTCTTGGAGAGATGACAGATGTTTATCAAATCGTGTGGGAAAAGTTACAGGAGTTGGATTAA
- the recO gene encoding DNA repair protein RecO: protein MERIETSGIVLYNRDFREADKLVKIFTEQAGKRMFFVKHVAKSKLTAAIQPLTYADFIVKINEDGLSYIEDFHQVQPFRKLNQDIFRLSYATYVLALADACVHDTIHDAALFSFLVKTLELMESGLDYEILTNIFEVQLLGRFGVSLNVHECVFCHSVGLPFDYSYQYSGVLCPQHYHEDDRRLHLDPNVLYLIDQFQAISFEELERISVKDEMKRKLRLFIDQIYDEYVGIHLKSKKFIDELSSWGQLLKQTENEESK from the coding sequence ATGGAACGGATTGAAACTAGCGGAATTGTTCTTTATAATCGGGACTTTCGTGAAGCAGATAAATTGGTTAAAATTTTTACTGAGCAGGCTGGAAAACGAATGTTTTTCGTGAAACATGTAGCTAAGTCCAAGTTAACAGCTGCGATTCAGCCCTTGACTTATGCGGATTTTATCGTCAAAATCAATGAGGATGGTCTAAGTTATATCGAGGATTTTCATCAGGTTCAACCCTTTCGCAAACTGAATCAGGATATTTTTCGTTTGAGTTATGCGACTTACGTACTTGCCCTAGCAGATGCTTGCGTGCATGATACGATTCATGATGCGGCTCTTTTTTCCTTCTTGGTCAAGACCTTGGAGCTAATGGAGTCGGGGCTTGATTATGAGATTTTGACCAATATCTTTGAAGTCCAGTTATTGGGGCGATTTGGGGTGTCGCTGAATGTGCATGAATGTGTTTTTTGTCATAGTGTGGGCTTGCCGTTTGACTATTCCTATCAGTATTCGGGAGTGCTGTGTCCGCAACACTATCATGAAGACGACAGGCGCTTGCACCTTGATCCTAATGTGCTGTATCTGATTGACCAATTCCAGGCAATTTCTTTTGAAGAATTGGAGCGGATTTCGGTCAAGGATGAGATGAAACGAAAATTGCGCCTTTTTATAGATCAAATCTACGATGAGTATGTCGGGATTCATCTAAAATCAAAGAAATTTATTGATGAGCTGTCTTCTTGGGGACAGTTACTGAAACAAACAGAAAACGAGGAATCAAAATGA
- a CDS encoding ribose-phosphate diphosphokinase: MAFSDIKLFALSSNQKLAAKVAEKMGISLGKSTVRQFSDGEIQVNIEESIRGRHVYILQSTSSPVNDHLMEILIMVDALKRASAESVNVVIPYYGYARQDRKARAREPITSKLVANMLEIAGVDRLLTIDLHAAQIQGFFDIPVDHLMGAPLIADYFERRGMVGEGYVVVSPDHGGVTRARKLAQFLKTPIAIIDKRRSVDKMNTSEVMNIIGNIEGKTCILIDDMIDTAGTICHAADALAEAGAVEVYASCTHPVLSGPAMENIQNSAIKKLVVLDTIEIPEERLIDKIERISTADLLAEAIIRIHEKRPLSPLFETVKDK; the protein is encoded by the coding sequence ATGGCGTTTTCTGACATAAAGTTGTTTGCCCTTAGCTCGAATCAAAAGTTAGCGGCTAAGGTTGCAGAGAAAATGGGGATTTCTTTAGGGAAGTCTACCGTTCGTCAATTTTCAGACGGTGAAATTCAGGTGAATATTGAAGAGTCTATTCGCGGGAGACATGTATATATTCTTCAATCAACTAGTTCTCCAGTAAATGATCATTTAATGGAGATTTTGATTATGGTAGATGCTTTGAAACGGGCATCTGCAGAGTCAGTAAATGTCGTTATTCCTTATTATGGTTATGCACGTCAGGATCGTAAAGCACGTGCGCGGGAGCCAATTACTTCTAAATTGGTTGCTAATATGTTAGAAATTGCGGGTGTTGATCGATTGTTGACGATTGATTTGCACGCTGCGCAGATTCAAGGTTTCTTTGATATTCCAGTGGATCACTTGATGGGTGCGCCGTTGATTGCGGATTACTTCGAGCGTCGTGGTATGGTTGGGGAAGGATATGTGGTGGTATCTCCTGACCACGGTGGTGTAACGCGGGCGCGGAAGTTGGCACAGTTCTTGAAGACACCGATTGCGATTATCGACAAGCGTCGTAGTGTTGACAAGATGAATACATCAGAAGTGATGAACATTATCGGAAATATCGAAGGTAAGACTTGTATCTTAATTGATGATATGATTGATACAGCAGGAACGATTTGCCATGCGGCTGATGCCTTGGCAGAAGCTGGTGCGGTTGAGGTTTATGCTTCATGTACCCACCCCGTCTTGTCTGGACCTGCTATGGAAAATATTCAAAACTCTGCGATTAAGAAATTGGTGGTGCTTGATACGATTGAAATTCCTGAGGAGCGTTTGATTGATAAGATTGAACGGATTTCGACAGCGGATTTGTTGGCGGAGGCTATCATTCGGATTCATGAAAAACGTCCATTGTCACCCTTGTTTGAAACAGTGAAGGATAAATAA
- a CDS encoding phosphopantetheine-binding protein has protein sequence MTKEEIYQRLEEILIEEKGADLELSPDLVVQKELAEDSVEVMELVLTLEDEFQITIPDEAIEGFETLADIVEYIEKCLA, from the coding sequence GTGACTAAGGAAGAAATTTATCAGCGACTTGAGGAGATACTCATCGAGGAAAAAGGAGCGGATTTGGAACTTAGTCCAGACTTGGTTGTTCAGAAAGAACTGGCAGAGGATTCTGTTGAAGTGATGGAGCTTGTGTTGACCTTGGAAGATGAGTTTCAGATTACAATTCCAGATGAAGCGATTGAAGGATTTGAGACGCTGGCAGATATTGTTGAATATATCGAGAAGTGCTTAGCCTAA
- the plsX gene encoding phosphate acyltransferase PlsX, which translates to MKRIAVDAMGGDHAPQAIIEGVNQALAAFSDIEIQLYGDEEKIKPLLTSMDRVSIIHTEEKIESNDEPVKAIRRKKNSSLMLATKAVKTGEADAVLSAGNTGALLAAGVFVVGRLKQIDRPGLLSTLPTMDGKGFDMMDLGANAENTAHHLHQYAILGSFYAQYVRGIDRPRVALLNNGTEESKGTPVHKEAYDLLAQDTSIHFIGNVEARELLNGVADVVVTDGFTGNAVLKTIEGTAKSILSQLTSAIKNGGLLAKIGGLLLKPALKSALGALDYKKAGGAVLLGLKAPVIKAHGSSDAVAIYHTIRQIRTMLEADIVQKSVERFSDEEESRD; encoded by the coding sequence ATGAAACGGATTGCTGTTGATGCAATGGGGGGAGATCATGCTCCACAAGCTATTATCGAAGGTGTTAATCAAGCCTTAGCTGCTTTTTCTGATATTGAAATTCAGTTGTATGGAGATGAGGAAAAGATTAAGCCACTCTTGACGAGTATGGACCGAGTATCCATTATTCATACCGAGGAGAAGATTGAGTCCAATGACGAGCCTGTAAAGGCGATTCGGCGCAAGAAAAATTCCTCTTTGATGCTTGCGACAAAGGCAGTGAAAACTGGGGAGGCTGATGCAGTCTTATCTGCTGGAAATACTGGTGCGCTTCTTGCAGCGGGTGTATTTGTTGTTGGGCGTTTGAAGCAGATTGATCGCCCGGGGTTGCTCTCAACCTTGCCGACCATGGACGGAAAAGGCTTTGATATGATGGACTTGGGAGCTAATGCAGAAAATACGGCTCATCATTTGCATCAATATGCGATTTTAGGATCCTTTTATGCCCAGTATGTGCGCGGAATTGACCGTCCACGTGTAGCTTTGTTGAATAATGGAACAGAAGAATCAAAAGGAACACCTGTTCATAAGGAAGCCTATGACTTGCTTGCTCAGGATACCTCTATCCATTTTATCGGCAATGTTGAGGCGCGTGAGCTCTTAAATGGGGTTGCAGATGTGGTGGTGACAGATGGTTTCACGGGAAACGCTGTGCTTAAAACCATTGAAGGAACAGCTAAAAGCATTCTTAGTCAATTAACCTCAGCGATCAAAAATGGTGGCTTACTGGCTAAAATTGGGGGTCTTCTCTTAAAACCAGCCTTGAAATCTGCTCTTGGCGCGCTTGATTATAAAAAGGCAGGTGGTGCAGTGTTGCTAGGCTTGAAAGCTCCTGTTATTAAGGCGCATGGGTCAAGCGATGCGGTAGCAATCTATCATACGATTCGTCAGATTCGGACCATGTTAGAAGCGGATATTGTCCAGAAATCAGTCGAGCGTTTTTCAGATGAGGAGGAGTCTCGTGACTAA
- a CDS encoding D-alanine--D-alanine ligase encodes MNKAVVLGCNYYIGLSIIRCLGREGIDVVACDYDFKDSYGAKSTYIREFLQVANFNKNEQQTLSDLIEYGKKQAEKPVLLPSHDKYVEFIDRYYDELEEYYLISQAKGLNSQLLDKWVLHDIAQQHGVRVPATIHSQDEQLFERVVNELGFPCIIKPFDTVVFTKIFRNKVFICHNEDELKIGIQKAKENDIDIFVQEIIPGFDDCMLTYDFHIDRTGKTSHYMTAQKQRQWPINFGASVFTIQKYNQKLVDISKPFLEAIGYRGFGEIEFKQHDKTGEIYLIEINARTTNFNHMIYKVGLNMPYIAYLDLTGQLKESDYKYIDHNTNYAFIYGFEDMVAIWHYWKTGQVGLLKSLKISFSKKWAPAIFSLSDIRPWLFFNQKLLGKVVNKMFRRK; translated from the coding sequence ATGAATAAAGCGGTTGTTTTAGGGTGTAATTATTATATCGGTTTAAGTATTATAAGATGCTTGGGAAGAGAAGGAATCGATGTTGTAGCATGTGATTATGATTTTAAAGATTCCTACGGTGCAAAGTCAACATATATCCGCGAATTTTTACAAGTGGCGAATTTCAATAAAAATGAGCAACAAACCTTATCAGATTTGATTGAGTATGGCAAAAAACAAGCTGAAAAACCGGTATTGTTGCCTTCTCACGATAAATATGTTGAGTTTATTGATCGCTATTATGATGAACTAGAAGAGTATTATTTAATCAGCCAAGCCAAAGGCCTCAATAGTCAGCTATTGGATAAATGGGTGTTGCATGATATTGCTCAACAGCATGGAGTGAGAGTTCCTGCTACTATCCATTCACAAGATGAGCAGTTATTCGAAAGAGTTGTGAACGAACTTGGTTTTCCTTGTATTATTAAGCCCTTTGATACAGTCGTATTTACAAAAATCTTCAGAAATAAGGTATTTATTTGTCACAATGAAGATGAATTGAAGATTGGTATTCAGAAAGCAAAAGAGAATGATATAGATATCTTTGTACAAGAAATCATCCCAGGATTTGATGATTGCATGTTAACTTACGATTTTCATATTGATCGAACTGGAAAGACAAGCCACTACATGACAGCTCAAAAACAGCGTCAGTGGCCGATTAACTTTGGTGCTTCTGTTTTTACAATTCAAAAATATAATCAGAAATTGGTAGATATTTCTAAACCATTTTTGGAAGCGATTGGGTATAGAGGATTTGGAGAAATTGAATTTAAACAGCATGACAAAACTGGAGAAATTTATCTCATTGAAATCAATGCTCGGACAACTAACTTTAATCATATGATTTATAAGGTTGGCCTCAACATGCCTTATATTGCCTATCTTGATTTGACTGGGCAGCTGAAGGAATCAGATTACAAATATATTGACCATAATACTAATTATGCCTTTATTTATGGATTTGAGGATATGGTTGCTATTTGGCATTACTGGAAGACAGGTCAAGTGGGACTTCTGAAATCCTTAAAAATTTCTTTTTCTAAAAAATGGGCTCCAGCCATCTTTTCACTATCAGACATCAGACCATGGCTTTTCTTTAATCAAAAGTTACTTGGAAAAGTGGTCAATAAAATGTTCAGGAGGAAATAA
- a CDS encoding pyridoxal phosphate-dependent aminotransferase has protein sequence MDLRHRFNQNLNRIEVSMIRQFDQAISDIPGILKLTLGEPDFTTPDHVKEAAKDAIDANQSHYTGMAGLLELRQAAAEFVAEKYNLSYNPINEILVTIGATEALSASLMAILEPGDTVLLPAPAYPGYEPIINMVGADIVEIDTTANDFVLTPEMLEQAIIEQGEKLKAVILNYPANPTGVTYSREQIQAFAELLKKYPIFVLSDEIYAELTYTGEPHVSIAEFLPEQTILIQGLSKSHAMTGWRIGFIMSCAEIVAQVIKSHQYLVTAAATAMQYGGLEALKNGKDDALPMRHEYVKRRDYLIEKMTELGFKIIKPDGAFYIFAKIPDEYPQDSFSFLQEFARKKAVAFIPGAAFGQYGEGYIRISYAASMETIEQAMVRLKEFMAEYGTD, from the coding sequence ATGGATTTACGTCATCGTTTTAATCAGAATTTGAATCGGATTGAAGTCTCAATGATTCGTCAGTTTGATCAAGCCATTTCAGATATTCCTGGTATTTTAAAACTAACGCTAGGAGAGCCTGATTTTACAACACCTGATCATGTTAAGGAAGCTGCAAAGGATGCGATTGATGCTAACCAAAGTCATTACACAGGGATGGCTGGGCTATTGGAGTTACGACAGGCAGCAGCAGAATTTGTAGCAGAAAAATACAATCTGTCCTACAATCCTATAAATGAAATCCTGGTTACAATCGGTGCAACCGAGGCCTTGTCTGCTAGTTTAATGGCGATTTTGGAGCCGGGCGATACGGTCTTGTTGCCAGCACCTGCTTATCCTGGTTATGAGCCGATTATCAATATGGTAGGGGCAGATATTGTCGAAATTGATACGACAGCAAATGATTTTGTCTTAACACCTGAAATGCTAGAACAGGCCATTATTGAGCAAGGAGAAAAACTCAAGGCAGTTATTCTCAATTATCCTGCAAATCCGACAGGTGTAACCTATTCTCGGGAGCAAATTCAGGCTTTTGCAGAGCTCTTGAAGAAATACCCCATCTTTGTCTTGTCAGATGAAATTTATGCAGAATTAACCTATACAGGAGAGCCTCATGTCTCGATTGCAGAATTCTTGCCTGAGCAGACGATTTTGATTCAAGGCTTGTCTAAATCGCATGCCATGACTGGCTGGCGGATTGGATTCATTATGTCGTGTGCGGAGATTGTTGCACAGGTGATTAAAAGTCACCAATACTTGGTGACAGCAGCAGCAACAGCTATGCAATATGGTGGCTTAGAGGCCTTAAAAAATGGAAAAGATGATGCGCTTCCGATGCGTCACGAATATGTCAAGCGCAGGGATTATCTGATTGAGAAGATGACGGAGCTTGGCTTTAAAATCATCAAGCCAGACGGAGCTTTCTATATCTTTGCGAAAATTCCAGATGAGTACCCTCAGGATTCTTTTAGTTTTTTACAGGAATTTGCTCGTAAAAAAGCGGTTGCCTTTATTCCTGGTGCGGCCTTTGGTCAGTATGGAGAGGGCTATATTCGGATTTCCTATGCGGCTAGTATGGAGACGATTGAGCAGGCAATGGTGCGATTGAAAGAATTTATGGCGGAATATGGAACGGATTGA